In Bacteriovorax stolpii, a single genomic region encodes these proteins:
- a CDS encoding substrate-binding periplasmic protein: MKKFLFLLLPLTCAFFYSALLQAEDQKVLTVGFGMNKPPYVFEKEDSGFEVEIFREAAHAAGYEVKSFFGPLERLKSKLLNGQLDAITITNMNENLHSYNSVPFIIYHNYAIALKKKNLKIKTIADLKNYSVTSFQRSRDLLGSEFAKMSSENPQYREFADQKLRNIQLYKGRADVAIGDIRIFEYFNSQIEDIVDTTQPVDLFKLFKENHYQAAFRSESVMKKFNEGLVVIKKNGTYEKIEKKYSNYKKSKEFPSKKMLDSHMKNKAFIAKAF; this comes from the coding sequence ATGAAAAAATTTCTTTTTTTACTCCTGCCACTGACGTGTGCCTTCTTTTATTCGGCATTACTTCAAGCTGAAGATCAAAAAGTTTTAACTGTCGGTTTTGGCATGAACAAGCCTCCTTATGTTTTTGAAAAAGAAGACTCTGGATTTGAAGTGGAAATTTTTCGAGAAGCAGCTCATGCTGCCGGTTATGAAGTGAAATCTTTTTTTGGACCGCTGGAGAGACTTAAGTCGAAATTGTTAAATGGCCAATTAGATGCCATCACTATCACGAACATGAATGAGAATCTTCATTCTTACAATTCAGTGCCTTTTATCATTTATCACAATTATGCAATCGCCTTAAAAAAGAAAAACTTAAAAATTAAAACGATTGCTGATCTGAAGAATTATTCTGTGACAAGCTTTCAGCGCTCTCGCGATCTTCTTGGAAGTGAATTTGCAAAAATGAGCAGTGAAAATCCCCAGTACAGGGAATTTGCAGATCAAAAACTTAGAAACATTCAGCTCTACAAAGGCAGAGCAGATGTGGCCATTGGAGACATAAGGATCTTTGAGTATTTTAATTCTCAAATAGAAGATATAGTCGACACGACTCAGCCGGTGGATTTGTTTAAGTTATTCAAGGAAAACCACTACCAGGCTGCTTTTCGTTCGGAGTCTGTCATGAAGAAATTTAATGAAGGGCTTGTGGTTATTAAAAAGAATGGGACTTACGAAAAAATTGAGAAGAAGTATAGCAATTATAAAAAGAGTAAAGAGTTTCCTTCAAAAAAGATGCTGGACTCTCACATGAAAAATAAGGCCTTCATTGCGAAGGCCTTCTAG
- the dapF gene encoding diaminopimelate epimerase, whose product MTKINFTKFNATGNDFVVIDNRDFTYRAEDRSLWARLCSLKTGIGADGVLLLEASDKVDFKMRYINADGGEVEMCGNGARAITAFANEVLETKKETYKFETMNGVYECALDPVYGYRLKMTELYDIDKINLHDLDSKLQAKKSLYMNTGVPHAVFEIEKILDYPVNAFGKDVRYDARFPKGSNANFFEVISPKHIRIRTYERGVENETLSCGTGATATALAAAKFYGWSDEVVLETLGGRLAVKFSKDLKDIYLCGKVEKIFTGSTV is encoded by the coding sequence ATGACAAAAATCAATTTCACTAAATTCAATGCAACGGGAAATGATTTTGTGGTTATCGATAACCGCGATTTCACGTATAGAGCAGAAGACAGAAGTCTTTGGGCCAGGCTGTGTTCACTGAAAACAGGAATTGGCGCCGACGGAGTTCTACTTCTTGAAGCGAGTGATAAAGTTGATTTTAAAATGAGATACATCAACGCCGATGGCGGCGAAGTTGAGATGTGTGGTAACGGTGCACGGGCCATCACTGCTTTTGCCAACGAAGTTCTTGAGACAAAAAAAGAAACGTATAAGTTTGAAACGATGAATGGTGTGTACGAATGTGCACTTGATCCAGTTTATGGTTATAGACTTAAGATGACTGAGCTTTACGACATCGACAAAATCAACCTGCACGATTTGGATTCAAAATTACAAGCAAAAAAATCTCTTTATATGAACACAGGTGTGCCCCACGCAGTGTTTGAAATTGAAAAGATTCTTGATTACCCGGTCAATGCATTCGGCAAAGATGTTCGCTACGATGCCCGCTTTCCAAAAGGCTCTAACGCTAACTTCTTTGAAGTGATCTCGCCAAAACACATCCGCATCAGGACTTATGAGCGTGGAGTAGAGAATGAAACACTCTCATGCGGAACAGGTGCGACAGCAACAGCGCTGGCCGCAGCTAAGTTCTATGGATGGAGTGACGAAGTTGTGCTGGAAACTCTTGGTGGAAGATTAGCGGTAAAGTTTTCAAAGGATCTAAAAGACATCTATCTTTGTGGAAAAGTGGAAAAAATATTTACGGGTAGTACTGTCTAG
- a CDS encoding Kelch repeat-containing protein has translation MKFLTMTAMLLLSSNVFADMVFMREWDNQKHIMHKNNDGVTTQITSGDLVHLYPDITPDGKNVVYVEGKIFDNGTQDLYLVTKNLETGKTKKWHSEDLKGMILHPKFSKNGQFIFFSAPSPKNKVFYFEPGKFTSNSDVTTFKAEALVKEDEAYFPRPSSDGNFVVYQRNVTGTREVVLYDRLEETKLVIDKGMAPAISFDERKIAYTSKKNGSWDIFEYDRVAKTVTQKTFDETTDEMAPTYTPSGDLVFASSKTGNFQLYQLNGDEWVRLTEIVGTDDYAPQFSGETNFSQGIRASFMEPMRSSFGTIMHNGLLYMCGGHQGPEHTYPKESFTDNFNVYDKRINGWRELAPRPIKAHGYTLAAKGNYIYAFGGFTYSENHKPNWKSVSTVDRYDIRTNTWTTVAQLTKPRSSNVAVTIGDKVYLVGGWDSTPKFNNDYDGTFHSSIDVFDLTTETISSAPFEIPRPLRRAFTGIEYQGQILLVGGLGQGASHFDLISKVTLLDPKTGMTTELPELPFATFAPAAETIGNELFVFGGMFKTGDMAYEYVSHIYGYNFDSQEWRHTGRYLKESKGFAQVFKYDNRTIGVLGGHRYYLNEDKPVNTFEIFKK, from the coding sequence ATGAAGTTTTTAACAATGACAGCAATGCTGCTTCTTTCAAGCAATGTATTTGCCGACATGGTTTTCATGCGCGAGTGGGACAATCAAAAACATATCATGCATAAAAACAACGACGGTGTAACAACTCAAATCACGAGCGGTGATTTAGTTCATCTTTATCCTGACATTACTCCAGATGGAAAAAACGTTGTGTACGTTGAAGGAAAAATCTTCGATAACGGCACACAAGATCTTTACCTGGTGACAAAAAATCTTGAAACAGGAAAAACAAAGAAGTGGCATTCAGAAGATCTAAAAGGAATGATTCTTCATCCTAAGTTCTCAAAGAACGGCCAGTTCATTTTCTTTTCAGCTCCATCACCTAAAAATAAAGTCTTCTATTTTGAGCCAGGAAAATTCACTAGTAACAGTGATGTGACAACGTTTAAAGCGGAAGCACTGGTAAAAGAAGATGAAGCTTATTTCCCAAGACCATCAAGCGATGGAAACTTTGTCGTTTACCAAAGAAATGTCACTGGAACGAGAGAAGTTGTTCTTTACGATCGCCTGGAAGAAACAAAACTCGTCATCGACAAAGGAATGGCCCCGGCAATTTCTTTTGATGAAAGAAAAATTGCTTACACATCAAAGAAAAATGGCTCATGGGATATTTTTGAATACGACCGTGTAGCGAAAACTGTCACACAAAAAACTTTCGATGAGACAACGGATGAGATGGCGCCCACATACACTCCATCAGGTGATTTGGTTTTTGCCTCAAGCAAAACTGGAAACTTTCAGCTTTACCAACTAAATGGTGATGAATGGGTTCGTTTAACTGAAATCGTGGGCACAGATGACTATGCTCCTCAGTTTTCTGGTGAAACAAACTTCTCTCAAGGCATCCGCGCTTCTTTCATGGAGCCGATGAGATCATCTTTTGGAACGATCATGCACAATGGTCTTCTTTATATGTGCGGAGGCCACCAAGGTCCAGAGCACACTTATCCAAAAGAGTCTTTCACGGACAACTTCAACGTATACGACAAAAGAATCAATGGATGGAGAGAGTTAGCTCCACGACCAATCAAAGCTCACGGCTACACACTAGCCGCTAAAGGAAACTACATCTACGCTTTCGGAGGATTTACTTACTCTGAAAACCACAAGCCAAACTGGAAATCAGTAAGCACTGTTGACCGCTACGATATTCGCACGAACACATGGACGACTGTCGCCCAGTTAACAAAACCTCGTTCATCAAACGTTGCTGTGACAATCGGAGATAAAGTTTATCTTGTTGGTGGCTGGGACAGTACCCCAAAATTCAATAACGACTACGATGGAACTTTCCATTCATCAATCGACGTTTTTGACCTGACAACTGAAACAATCTCTTCAGCTCCTTTTGAAATCCCTCGTCCACTAAGACGCGCTTTCACGGGAATCGAATACCAAGGGCAAATCCTTCTTGTTGGTGGATTAGGACAAGGAGCAAGTCACTTTGATTTAATTTCAAAAGTTACCCTACTTGATCCAAAAACAGGAATGACGACTGAACTTCCAGAGCTTCCTTTTGCTACATTTGCTCCAGCGGCCGAGACAATTGGAAACGAGCTTTTTGTTTTCGGTGGAATGTTTAAAACTGGGGACATGGCCTATGAGTATGTTTCTCACATCTACGGATACAACTTTGATTCACAGGAATGGAGACACACAGGACGCTACCTAAAAGAGAGCAAGGGGTTTGCCCAGGTCTTTAAGTATGACAATAGAACAATTGGAGTGCTTGGTGGGCATAGGTATTATCTGAATGAAGATAAGCCGGTTAACACTTTTGAGATTTTTAAAAAGTAA